A segment of the Zingiber officinale cultivar Zhangliang chromosome 8B, Zo_v1.1, whole genome shotgun sequence genome:
GCGCGCCGGAGGGGGCGCGGGGTGAGCGTGCTCAGTGGCTACGGAGCTGTCTCTGACGTCGCACTGCGCCAGCCTCAGGCGGCGTCCGCGACCGTGCTCAGGGGGCGGTTCGAGATCCTGTCGCTGACGGGGACGGTGCTGCCTCCCCCTGCGCCGCCGGGCGCGGGAGGACTGAGCGTGTTCCTGGCGGGAGGTCAGGGCCAGGTGGTGGGCGGCTGCATGGCGGGGCCCCTGATGGCCGCTGGCCGGGTGGTGCTCACGGCGGCCACCTTCTCGAATGCGGTGTACGAGCGGCTCCCGGTGGAAACCAACGAGGATACCTCCGCCGGAGACCGCAACCCCACTAACCCTGCTGCAAGTAGCGCTTTCGGAAGGATgaaaccgccgccgccgcctttctAATCGCCGCCAATGGAATCAAGAACATCATCTCCAATTTCATCGAAATTCTTGTGGAAATCATTCTGATTCCCATTTTCGACATGTTTTtctgcatttgcactttgtttcaGTCTTTCGAGTCAATTTCATTTTCATATGTCAAACCTTTTAGTGTAGTGTATCAATTGACAGGCTCCTAATCGATTGCACAGGGACTCTGCTGAGACATTGTTGAAGTATTTAAATAACGGATTTAATTTGATTGAATTTACTGCCCTCTGTCTTTCTTTTGAGCACCaccctaaaaaaaaataattatttttgacaCCTGTAGTTAGAAAATATGGGTCGGACCGAAGAATGGTTCCGGCTAGGTCGGGCATAAAAGGAGGAGGATATGGTATTTTGACGCTCAGATTTACACGAGTGTTTGTGATTGTATGTTACTCGACGCTGTGGACTCAGGCATGTCATAGCTTGAATCAATTGGGGATGAGTCTAGATTTCTTGATCCATAAAAAAAATAGACTAAGAGATATCATCATACTTGTAAGTGGTTCATCTTCTGATCTACTTTTTGGTGGATCAGAGAATCTGCTCCCTTTGATGATTGGCACTAAAGGTTCGAGCTTAgggaagtttaaaaatatttttgggcgAGGGTTTAATTTGATGATGAAACATTTTAAAAAGGGGTGATCGACCAGTAACATTAGCTTAATCGAACGTTGAAGCCGTTATGAGAAGGTGATTATTATTGAAGGTTGCCAACTTTTATAAAAGGGGTATCATAATAAAAGTCATTTACTTGGTCAATGTGATAAAAGGAGATTGGTAAAATAAGGATGGAATATGATTTTCTCTCTAATAATATCTCATTCAAAAACATAGTCTCGTTTAAGAATGGACCCATGGTAGCCCTAACGATGTAACTGAGTTTGTATTCGGATGATAAATTTATATCATAGGAATAATATTTGAATCCCTTAAATTTATTCTCTTaggaaataagtttttttttcatctaAGAGGCCGCTCAATATCGTAATTTACCTCTCTTGCACATGACCCTGAAGCAGACAGTGGAGTGTAAATTTGTATCATAGGAACAATATTTGAATCCCTTGGATTCATTTATTTAGAAAATAAGTTTTTTCCATCCGAGAGGTCGTTCAGTATCATAATTTACCTATCTTCCATGAGACCTTGGAGTAGACAGTGAATGGATATCTAGGATGAACGTTATCATCTTTTTATCACATGAAAGAATCATGGTAGGATAAGATTTAAGCCCTCTACTTAAGTGTTAATCTTAGCCAAAAACTTATTCGTTGGACCTAGCGGTGAGAAGCACTCTAGCAGGGGCGGATTTACATGGGGGGAGGGAGGGAGTGTGACCCCCTCCGGTCTCATGTGTAAATCCCCTTAACCTTACCTAATGGTGGAGCTTTCATGAAAAAACGGTAAACGTTTGTCTCCTTCCCCAACTACACCCGATGGCCTCCTCCCTCCTCACTTCACAGCAAGCAAAGAACCTGAAGTTCAATTTGTTCCGCCCATAAAGTTTTGAATTGGCCAAGGAACGCTACCCATGTACAGGGATTACAAGGCCCAGAGGCACTGGATGGAGACCACTCTCCACACATCGATCGCCAAGTGGTACCTCTCTCCTATTGGGCCCTCAACTACCCACCTCTCACTGAATACTGGAGTCTCACCCACATCTTCCTCATCAACTCTTCCATCTCTGAATCCCTTGCCctctctgttaggaccaaaagtatctagagggagggggggtgaatagctcgtcgctcgctaggtgctcgtcgttgcttgtttcttcgaagatgtgcagcgaaaaatacagaaacaaatcacacaaagCTAAcatggttggtttacttggtatccacctcacaagaggtgactagtccaaggatccacacctacacacacaccctccactaataaaactctcctttatggtaactaccaagggcggaaaagccctacaagactcaatacaagaaaaaagggaaaggtaatgaaatacaagctcacaagcttacaatgagtgcaaaagccctaaccctagtgtcttctccttgctttgatccgcctcttgacttggaagaacctccaagaaccttcaagaattggcgatctcgagcttgagaagagctgtggaggagctggtgaagatctgaaatgaatcggtgaagaagtgctgaaggagacgcccgcctgcagctcaaatacgacgcaacggtcggatcccgatcgattcgaaaactcctaatcgatcggggaggctttggatcgattcactgatcgattcagagtgcctctgtgctctggaaaaatgcctggatcgatccacggatcgatccagcgcttatcgtgcgaagtagcagcgtcccaatcgatcgactgatcgattgggacctctggatcgatccactgatcgattcagaggctctctgttcgctaggaaaggcctggatcgatccagtgatcgatccagctcctggatcgatccactgatcgatccagctcttggtttttgcccaaaattaagtcccaagcctctcaaaccaacatccggtcaaccttgacctgttggtccatcatacctagcatctggtcactcccttgacctgtcagaacttcccaacaccagatatccgatcatccttgattcatctggattttcccttgcctggcttcactcagcagggctttcacctagcttcactcactagggttttccatctgcctagcttcactcactaggactttcacctggcttcactcaccaggatttccatctgcctagcttcactcactaggactttcacctagcttcactcaccaggatttccatctgcctagcttcgctcactaggactttcacctgcctagcttcactcactaggactttcacctgcctagcttcactcaccaggatttccatctgccttgcttcactcactaggactttcacctggcttcacttaccagggtttccttccagtcaggtatacctacttgactcttcttcattcacactgatcagtccctgatcagaatctacccatatgaacaactgcatctgcattgtccatgtgtctacatgtattgtcaaacatcgaaactatgaccaagactcaagcttggtcaaaccagtcaaccttaacctaagggatattgcaccaacctAAGTGTAATCGAgtatgatcatgattttgatgtgtatattaaagaatttaacttaggttttcatatgaatttgatatgtgtgtttgagttgtgcaggacttggtgaaccaCACATGAGAAACTTGGTGCTCCAAGTTTGGTAAGTGCATCGTATGGCTCGGGTCCTTGAGATCCATGAatgatggtgcatccgagggaccaccaGATGAGAAGCGAAGGAGTGGGCCAAGAGAGAAGCGaacttcaaggcaatgtgaaggataacactgagaggagccgcgggctcaagTGCATCTGACAGATGAAGGTCGTGGAAGAGGGCTTTAAgggctgttggatcgtgaagaacgctacagggggggtgaatagcgatcgtcgaaaatcAATACAAAATTAAAGTGTGCAAcggaagagaaaaaataaaacaatgctaacaaaccaatttttacttggttcagagctttcatcgactcctacttcaaggcccgcactcgttgagtactttcgttaaGTAATCCACTAACAATTCGCAAATCTTTACAAGAGAAATTCAAGATATCTATAATTTAAGTGCAGAAATAAACAAAATATACCAATAACTTCTCAAAAATCTGGAAGATtgtgctttcagttgttggaGTCGCGTCACTCTGTCGTCGGAGTTGTGTTGCTCGGTCGTTGGAGCAGCATCACTCGACTGTTGGAGTCACGTCGTGGAGTCGCAGGagcgtctttggagcagcgcgcaagagAGTAATCACAAAAGAAACTTGTGTACTCTACTCTTGGTGGAAgactgcttatataagcagtttcgggcgcctggaccgtgacATCGACCAACCAATCAATGTGCTCTAAGCCGGCGAACAGATAAGCTTTgggcattccgggcgcctggacctcctttTTTCAGCAAACTATTTTTCTACAagaaaaagttagtccgaggtaaataaaaattatactaccctgcaaaataaagttagcacaatatataacaagtagagtattaattagattctgtctcctcgagatcagaatctagtcaagatttcaatttaggttttcgaaatggatctaagttggatcgacgcctactgttccctcaaacgggaAATGTGTCCTCACCatgtcactcccctccagtgacttaccttaacttatcatTTTGTCAGACatctggttagcccgtcgacttgcctagacttcgtgtcagctatccggtcggcccgttgacctagttggactttgtgccagatatccggtcagcccttcgacctatctggacttcgtactagctatccgatcagtccgttgacctagctgaatttcttactagatatccggtcagcccgttgacctatctggacttctcctgcacacttagttacatTGTTAGATTATAACAAACCTAACTTATCTTACTTTGTGATTCATCAAAACTCGAGTTTGACTATTAGTGCAACCTGTACCAACCGACTCTGGAGAGGACGAGTGTGAATAAATGTAAGGGATCAGTCAATTGGTACTGAGGCTAATTGATTGGTCCAAATTCAtgagagcacagaatggttctgctGCCGACGGTTATGAAAATCAGTCGACTAGTAATAACACCAGTTAACTGGTAGAAAGTCGTTGGCAGCCGTTAACAGAATCCCAGATTTTGTAGAGTACCGTTGGTTGTGCCCAATGGTTACAATAGttgactggtgtatggaccagtcaactggtacagaAAATGAGTTGATCAGGGATCAACTCTTTGCTCTCTATTTAAAGAAGTTTTGAGGGATAAAGGAAGTTACTCATACATGTTGAATAACTCATGAGTAATTACATCAAGCTCTCAAAGCCTACACTCTTCTTCTTACTCTAattctccatcttgtaaagaatAAGAGTGCCTTGTGAGAGGtttcactccaccgagaaggagcaagCCCTAGTCAGATATTGCCaaggactaatccaccgatggattataagagttcatccacctcaaggacaaggcATGAAGTAGAAACAAGCAGTCTCCAAACCACATAAAAAGAAACATGTTAGAGTTTAGTTGTTTTCATTCTTATTACTTTCATTATTTTAGATTTATTTCGCTATGCAactaaggctacgtttggttgggtgtaatgtaatatagcttgtaatgtaatcaaatttgtaatgtaatgtaatgtaatcttgattacattactacgtttggtaatgtaatgtatgtaatctttgattacaaaggtgattacattcttttgtttgatatccattattttttataaggaatgtaattcatattattataaaatgacaaaaatatcctgtgacCTCTATCGGCGGTCGCCACACCTCTGTCGGAGTTTGCGGCAGCCATCGACAACCAGCTACCGTCGGTCGCCGCAGCACGCCACCGTCTTCGCCAATCGGCTGCGATGGGCGACAGCAGGCGGGCGACGACCGACGACAGCAGGCGGGCGACGAAGGTCGGCGACCGGTGGCGGGCGGCAGTCGACaacagactaggggtatattcgacatttaaactttggtgaaacaatgacctcgtaatgtaatcggattacaaagcatttgctttgtaatctagattataaattttcactaccttttgtaatccagattacattacattacaagttttaaattaaaccaaataaaataattgactttgtaatgtaatctggattacattacaagatagATTACGGGCTACCAAACGCAGCCTAATGATTtgtagaaaagtaaataattcgAGGTAACGAATTATTCTACTCTTTCTAACCGACCAAAGATCCTCAACACTTACAATGTTATCACCTTATTTTTAAAGatgttttgatttgttccttccATGAAATTTCTAATTATGAATTGAATCTCTCGTACTTGAAGATCACATAttctaaggaaaaacatgtagatTATCCCTATAGTTCTAGATAATTTTTGGAGATACAGTAATCTTTTTATGTATCAGActcaaaaaaatttctttaacTACGTACCTAGATTTAAGTTGATTTATTAGTTGtagttatatttttaaataaagttcTTATACAACTTTTCAAGGAAAGGATCATCCTCTCACCTAGTCATTCAGTAGAAGGCCCTTCAAACTTAAAATTCCGGATCCATGCTCGAGATTAAACATCTGAATTTTACAATAACAATTTTCAAGCTTTGATTTGGCTACAAAATTATCCTACTTCCCGAAACATTCAATCTTTGATTAATATATATCTCGTTAATAATCTtgtgattaaaaaattaaattaaattaaaactaaatagaaaatttgaattaTTCGTGGTTCGGAGTTGGTCAACAGTCAACCCGTTGAATTTTGACAGTGATGTGTTATTCGATGACCAcgtttcaaatactcaaaattttagTTGAATTCCGAAGcacatttaataaaataaaataaatttatgtagGCCTTTAGGATGTAAGGACCTTTTCAGAAACTTTATCCCATTTATTTTTTTCCCATATCACCcgctaaattttattttgttaaaaatatcttttgaaattttaaaaacatgAAAAGATTCTGCAATAGAGGGTACTTTTAGAAATGAGAGGAATGAAAAGGAGTAGAATGAAAATTTCTCtatattatattattaaatcGGCTTTGCCTTGCTGAGCTGTAGTTTCCTGGTTGCTTTCGAGTCCGccaatattttaataataaaagagAGTCGGAGGAACCGCCGGTGGGACCATCTCGTGTACTTATAAAAATGTCCGCGTCGTCTCCAAGCCAACCGCCCATTTCTCTCTCTCGTTATTCCTTTCCCAAGAACATGAACTGCTACCCTCTTCCGCCTCTCCTCCGCCTCCCTGCCGCCTCCTTCTTACTCCTCTTCTTTCTCCACTCCGTCCGAACTCAGATTGTTACTGGCGCTGATGGAATCTACTCCGCCTCCTTCCCCTACTTCGACATCAACGACGACGGTACCGATCTCCGGCTATTGGATGCCGACATCAACGGAAGGGTCATCCAGCTCACCCCTAATTCCAGAAACGTTCCCCAAAATTTTATGATAAACAAATCCGGTCGAGCCTTCCTCAACAGGCCCTTCACACTTTGGCAGCTGAACTCCTCTTCCACCTCCAACGACACAGCCAAGCGCATCGCCTCCTTCAACACCACATTCAAAATACAAGTCTTGCACGGGAACGACACCATTCCTGGCGAGGGCTTGTCCTTCCTTCTCTCCTCCCACCTCGAATCGGCGCCGCCGGGGAGCTACGGTGGCTTCCTCGGCCTCACCAATGACACCCTCAACGGGAACCCTGACAACCACTTCGTCGCCATCGAGTTCGACACCGTCAGGCAGGCCTATTTGGGTGACCCCGACGACAACCACGTTGGCCTCGACATCAACGGTGTTATCTCCAGGAACACGTCCTCTCTGAATTTTTCGATCGCGTCCACTACCGCTGTCAACCACACCGTCTGGATCGATTACGATGGTGCGGCGCGCTATTTGAGGGTTTACATGGTGGTCGGCGACGATCCGAAGCCGAACTACACGGTCCTGGAAACGGCGATCGATCTGAGCATTTATTTGGAGCAGACGTTCTACTTCGGGTTTGCCGCCTCCACGGGGATAACCTACCAGGTCAATCGCTTGCTGGCATGGAATCTGACCGTGGCGACTTTCCCCGAGGGCAAAAAACGCATGTCGGCGTGGAAGATTGGCGCGATCGCAGGTGGGGTGTTTGTGGCCGTGGTGTTGGCGCTCGGGGCCGGTCTGTGGGCGTGGCTGCTGGCCAGGAGGAAGATGGAGAGGGATGCATCCGCCAATAGCAGCAGCGCGCTGTTACTAGAGACGCTGAAGAGCCTACCGGGGACGCCGAGGGAGTTCGAGTTCAAGGACCTCTACAAGGCGACCAACAGTTTCGACGAGAAGTTGAAGCTGGGAAAAGGGGGCTTCGGCGAGGTGTACCGGGGAGTGCTGCCTGGGGAGAACAAACAGGTGGCCGTGAAGCGATTCTCCCGAGGCGCCACCAGCGCTCCCCACGACTTCCTCAAGGAACTCATCATCATCAACCGCCTTCGCCACAGGCATCTCGTCCCCCTCGTCGGTCAGTACATCTCGCCTTCCTCTTTCTACATTTTCTTAACCATTAGACGAAGAATTGACCGATTTACTCTGTTTTTGAAATGGAATGCATCGTCCAGATCGATTTCTCGAGTTTTCACTACATTTCTAACACGATTCGATTGTCAATTATCTCGAGTTTTTGTTAACCTTGTCCCGTTTTGATTAAAAGACCTCTGATTTTGTTAGCTCTTTCGTCAATTCCATTGCGATTTATATCACTTTGCCAATGGGTTTTTGAGAAAGTGAGAAAGGTTCAAGACGCCAAATTTGAACCAATTCCTTGCGTATTAACCAATTCCTTCTCCATGAGTTGTTGGTATTGTCTTTAGTTGACTTTTGAGCTCGATCGCAAATGAATTACTTGGTCGACATTGAGCCTGTCAAGATGGGATGGTTCCTGACGTTGAACGGTAGAAGAAAAGGTGCCTTCGTATGCAAGCTACATCAACTCTTCCCTAATTTTGATAACGATGATCATTTAATCATTTTAGTGGTACTGGAGAACTGCCTTCTTATGTTGAGAGAATGGCGATTTTGTATCGAGTTACAAAATGATGATCTTGCAATAAAGATCCTTAGACTTGGTGCTGATAGACGTTATCGTTTGATTGATCGCAGGATGGTGCCACACAAACAATGTGCTGTTGCTGGTGTACGAGTACATGCCGAACGGCAGCCTGGACCACCACCTGTTCGAGGGCCCCAGCGGCAAGCCGACGACGACTCTGAGCTGGGAGCGTCGATACAACGTGATCGCCGGCGTCGCCTCCGCCCTCCACTACCTGCACAACGAGTACGAGCAGACGGTGGTGCACCGCGACCTCAAGGCCTCCAACATCATGCTCGACGCTAACTTCAACGCTCGCCTCGGGGACTTCGGCCTGGCCCGCGCGCTCGAAACCGACAAGACCTCCTACGCCGAGCAGGAGATGCCCGGTGTCCCCGGCACCATGGGCTACGTCGCGCCGGAGTGCTTCCACACCGGCAAGGCCACACGGGAGTCGGACGTTTTCGGCTTCGGTGCCGTGGTGCTGGAGGTCGTCTGCGGCCGCCGACCCCGGAGCGACATCGACGGATTCCATTTCCTATGCGACTGGGTGTGGAAGCTCTACCGGGAAGGACGCATCCTGGAGGCCGTCGACCCTCGCCTGGAGGAGGACTACGACCCCGAGGACGCTCGCCGGCTGCTCCTCCTCGCCCTGGCCTGCAGCCACCCCATTCCGTCGGAGCGGCCGAAGATGGAGCTATCCGTGCAGATAATTTCCCGCGCAATGGCTCCGCCGGTGGTCCCGCACTTCAAGCCGGCCTTCATGTGGCCAGCCGCCCCTGCCGTGGTGGAAAGTTCGAGCCGGTCGACCACCATGTCCGTCGGTACGTCGTCGCGCGAAGCATCATCCATGGAGTCGACCCTACGGCCCTTCGACCGAGTGTGACACGTGGGAACCAAATGACGCCCTCCCGTCCAGCGTAATCGGCCGTCTCTTCGGAGTGTAAATAGTGAGAGGGGCGGGAGGAGGAAACGTGAACACAGCACGACAAGTTGGTGGGGACCATAGCCACGTGGCCATCTGGTCGATGGTCGATGGTTGGGGCTTCATGCCGATTctcttatttgttttattatttatttttcgtACAAAGGGATTCATCATTATtcctttttattcttattttttaatttttaataccattttgtataaaaaattattttatatttatcctTTCTGAAAATCACGTCGATCTATAGTCACAAGAAACGTCAAGACAATTACCGATAAGAAAAAGAATAGGAAGAAATAATAGTGCAGGtgtaaaacataaaaaataagtaTTTTTGTCTACGGACTTCCTTTTACATAATATTCTGTCACACGATGTGTGTGCTTTTTAAAATGTGAGCATGTTTTTCTATTAATCGTGGACACGTTTTCAAATTGATTATGGTCACGTTCTCTAATTAGTTGTAGGAGCTTGCTCTGATTTATCTGTCGTACGATTCATCTGTTGATTGTGTCCTGTATTGTGACATCATCTCCCAAAAATATATCCAAAGATATATCAATGTGTCCGTCGATCGACCGAGCGGGATATCCGCTAGGCTAAGTACTTCTTCGCTCGGAAGGACTTAGTTGTTCTTTCGTATAGCGATGAGTTTCGATAGTATGTTCTTGCCTGATCGGAATAACGCTTCGGTCATCTCTAGACTCCTTTGCTTCATGATGAACTTCTTGTGATCTTAACTACACGAATGCTTTGCTTGGCCCACCCCTTGGTCAGTCGAGCAACTTATGCCTGGTCGACCTATGATGTAGGACTCCTTTTGGATCCATGGCTGACATTGACCTCCTTAACTTTAATCTTCATATGATCTATTATCTTCCTCATCCATACTTAGTGGACATTTTTTATCACGGCATCAGTATTTATTAGCTGTCCAAATGTAATCGTCCAGCCAAAAACAGGAGTTGTTTTGATACGAAAGTGTTGTACCGTTTGTTAATGGCGGGAAGAtgatttttcgcagtttttttagATTAATCAGTAATTAATCCGTTGTAGACTGATTAATTACTTCCTGATAATGGTTGTGTATTTGTGTTGGTGCTAGAATTGTTATCTAGGATAAGAATTCGAATTTTAATAAAGTCCAGAAAAAAATTCTCTTCATACGGactaattatatttttttgatttattttctgATAGATAATTGCACAATCATAGATTAGTGTCGAAATGTTGGAGGACTGATTTCACTTTTTTCCTTTCATTGTAAGCCGAATAATTTGTTTTCATTTATCGGTATAAACGGGATAAagtgtaaaatttaaaaaacgcAATCACAGCAGTCGGTGGGGCTGGGTAATCTATTTTTGGCGTACAGAATGACGCAAGGTGCCAAAGACCTGACGGGAAAACGTCCAAAAGGAAAATCTCTATTAATAAAAGCTGTTGAAGATATtctatttgtttaattaaatctGATTATTATCGTTTGGATTTCTTGATCCTCTGTAATTAAGTTAGCTAATGGACACGAaactaataaattttttatttaattttaagcttaaatGAAACTTCTTCGAAATTTCGGAGGCTTGTAATTGGCTGTCTTTTGATTTGTACTACTATTTGACATTGCTCAAGATATATCATATATGCAAGTAAGTGTTTATACACAGGGACGGAACTATCGGGGGCCGGGCAATAGCGACAGCCGCTCCCTCtccttttaatttttagatataagAAGGATAGAAGATATAAAAATAAggaatgaaagaaaaaaattggGAGGAACGATAACTtcttttaatataaatatatatttcattCCTTAGGTATGAAATTTTTAACTCTGTCCCTACATAGACATGATGCGGTAGAAAAAAGAAACCCATTTGGTACGGGTCAACAATCACGGTGTAAGTTAAAGTTAAGACGATCAACGTGGCTCAATCGCGTCGCCTGAGCGATAAGGGGATACATAGACCGATTGGAGGAATCGTTGTCCGGTCGACCGTCTGGAGGAAACAACGTCTGATTAGCACGATCGGTAGTAGAGTGGACCGAGCGGACCGTCCGTCCGACTCAAGGTACGTCATTGATAGTGAATAATGAACTGATataataaaagaagaaaaaacgGATATTTAATGAGgggaagagaaaacaaaagagaatactccatctatcattgaatGTGGAGAAATGAAGATAAAAATGTCTTCTGTTTACAATTAATATAGTTAAATAGAGAAAGATGAAGggttactaagacaagtataaaagaatatgatatgtaTAAAGAAAGATAAGATTAATATGTTCCTAGTATTTTTACtttctctttatttatttttttgtttctaaTTTGAACGTCAGAGAATCAACTTCAGACACATTTGATTTTATTTcc
Coding sequences within it:
- the LOC122015374 gene encoding probable L-type lectin-domain containing receptor kinase S.5, whose product is MNCYPLPPLLRLPAASFLLLFFLHSVRTQIVTGADGIYSASFPYFDINDDGTDLRLLDADINGRVIQLTPNSRNVPQNFMINKSGRAFLNRPFTLWQLNSSSTSNDTAKRIASFNTTFKIQVLHGNDTIPGEGLSFLLSSHLESAPPGSYGGFLGLTNDTLNGNPDNHFVAIEFDTVRQAYLGDPDDNHVGLDINGVISRNTSSLNFSIASTTAVNHTVWIDYDGAARYLRVYMVVGDDPKPNYTVLETAIDLSIYLEQTFYFGFAASTGITYQVNRLLAWNLTVATFPEGKKRMSAWKIGAIAGGVFVAVVLALGAGLWAWLLARRKMERDASANSSSALLLETLKSLPGTPREFEFKDLYKATNSFDEKLKLGKGGFGEVYRGVLPGENKQVAVKRFSRGATSAPHDFLKELIIINRLRHRHLVPLVGWCHTNNVLLLVYEYMPNGSLDHHLFEGPSGKPTTTLSWERRYNVIAGVASALHYLHNEYEQTVVHRDLKASNIMLDANFNARLGDFGLARALETDKTSYAEQEMPGVPGTMGYVAPECFHTGKATRESDVFGFGAVVLEVVCGRRPRSDIDGFHFLCDWVWKLYREGRILEAVDPRLEEDYDPEDARRLLLLALACSHPIPSERPKMELSVQIISRAMAPPVVPHFKPAFMWPAAPAVVESSSRSTTMSVGTSSREASSMESTLRPFDRV